The following coding sequences lie in one Manis javanica isolate MJ-LG chromosome X, MJ_LKY, whole genome shotgun sequence genomic window:
- the PWWP3B gene encoding PWWP domain-containing DNA repair factor 3B: MDAEYVLCNWKDQLWPAKVLSRSETVSSSKRKKTFSLEVQILSLDEKINVESTETKILNKFHIEAIASSLAAQLEVSALPIEKTAYGRSLKMALDILNEKANLSQASSSDDEDGTTTLSQNVPQELSDSPPSKRSRRREEDLLKCLEESENPTSLLVSSEVDESLYDDKSQMHATIDAVTIEMETNSWQNSSWCQTSTSFSDNDDEKESKKKIVISTVMSLHSTIKEEDACVKEEKFSPTSPSDIFIVPKALKEEAQDISPETLIVPAECPTSSENTEDPGEGPSNTCSDTSQNQRTVESEMGAAASPRHCSWDCQVSLSASNHALDYSPLVNNERNLQRLDFEDLGEELQVSEESTHLNPTDASILDDSEEDEELPCFVFNYEPCSFETGVIVWFKYQKYPFWPAVIKSIRKKERKASVLFVEANMNAEKRGMRVPFRRLKKFDCEEKQALVEKAREDYQEGIDWCMSLICDYRVRIGCGSFTGSLLEYFAADISYPVRKTIKQDTFRNLFPQLPNEKAERPMAMTSRTKKMSFHKILPDRMKAARNRANKNLVDFIVNERGAENHLQAILNGTKESSWLNSFLKAKRFTRCVETYLEDDDQLDEVVKYLQEIYKTIDKKMLTLIRDDKVEFILEVLLPEAIICSISAVDGLEYMTAEAKYLKGPSLGYRERELFDSKIIFEKRQKHQQMKLFESPKSPNHNRELS, encoded by the coding sequence ATGGATGCCGAATATGTCCTGTGCAATTGGAAAGACCAGTTATGGCCGGCAAAAGTTTTGTCCAGATCTGAGACTGTGTCaagcagtaagagaaaaaagacattttccctAGAAGTTCAAATACTCTCACTAGACGAAAAAATTAATGTGGAAAGCACAGAAACAAAGATCCTAAATAAATTTCACATTGAAGCTATTGCCTCCTCCCTAGCAGCACAATTAGAGGTCAGTGCTCTACCTATAGAGAAAACAGCCTATGGAAGGTCACTTAAAATGGCACTAGATATTCTGAATGAGAAAGCAAATTTGAGTCAAGCAAGCAGTTCAGATGATGAAGACGGGACCACTACACTGTCACAAAACGTACCACAAGAGCTTTCTGATTCACCCCCTAGTAAAAGGTCTCGGAGGCGTGAAGAAGATTTATTGAAGTGTCTTGAGGAAAGCGAAAATCCAACGTCACTGTTAGTGTCTTCAGAGGTTGATGAGTCCCTGTATGATGATAAATCGCAAATGCATGCAACCATTGATGCTGTTACAAttgaaatggaaacaaattcATGGCAAAACTCCAGCTGGTGCCAGACTTCCACTTCATTTTCAGATAATGATGACGAAAAggagagcaagaaaaaaatagtcatttCAACAGTTATGTCTTTGCATTCCACAATTAAAGAGGAGGATGCATGTGTTAAAGAAGAAAAGTTCTCTCCAACTTCACCATCAGATATCTTCATTGTGCCCAAAGCTTTGAAAGAGGAGGCACAAGACATCTCCCCAGAGACCCTGATTGTTCCCGCTGAATGTCCTACCTCCTCAGAAAATACTGAAGATCCTGGAGAGGGTCCCTCAAATACATGCTCAGATACCAGCCAGAATCAGCGTACTGTGGAATCAGAGATGGGTGCTGCAGCATCCCCCAGGCATTGTTCATGGGACTGTCAGGTTTCACTGAGTGCCTCTAACCATGCCCTGGATTATTCACCCCTTGTGAATAATGAAAGAAATCTGCAGAGATTGGATTTTGAGGATCTTGGGGAAGAACTTCAAGTTTCAGAAGAGTCAACACATCTAAATCCTACTGATGCTTCCATATTAGATGACAGTGAGGAAGATGAAGAACTTccatgctttgtttttaattatgaaCCATGTTCATTTGAAACAGGTGTGATAGTCTGgtttaaatatcaaaaatatcCATTTTGGCCAGCAGTGATAAAAAGCattaggaaaaaagagagaaaagcaagtgTGCTTTTTGTTGAGGCAAACATGAATGCTGAAAAGAGAGGCATGAGGGTGCCTTTTAGAAGATTAAAGAAATTTGACTGTGAAGAGAAACAAGCACTAGTGGAAAAAGCCAGAGAGGATTACCAGGAAGGTATTGACTGGTGCATGTCCCTGATTTGTGACTACAGAGTTAGAATAGGTTGTGGTTCTTTTACAGGCTCTTTACTTGAATATTTTGCTGCTGACATTAGTTATCCAGTTAGGAAAACAATCAAGCAAGATACCTTCAGGAACTTATTTCCACAGCTGCCAAATGAAAAGGCTGAGCGACCAATGGCCATGACTTCCCGGACCAAGAAAATGTCCTTCCATAAAATTCTCCCTGACCGAATGAAGGCTGCTCGGAACCGAGCCAACAAGAACCTAGTGGACTTCATTGTGAATGAAAGGGGAGCAGAAAATCATCTTCAAGCCATTTTAAATGGCACAAAAGAGTCCAGCTGGCTGAACTCATTTTTGAAGGCAAAGAGGTTTACACGCTGTGTGGAAACATACCTTGAAGATGATGATCAGTTGGATGAGGTGGTGAAATATTTACAAGAAATCTACAAAACTATAGACAAAAAGATGCTGACTTTGATAAGAGATGATAAAGTTGAATTTATCCTGGAAGTTCTACTGCCAGAAGCAATCATTTGTTCAATTTCTGCTGTTGATGGGTTAGAATACATGACAGCTGAAGCAAAGTATCTAAAAGGACCATCTCTGGGATACAGGGAAAGAGAATTATTTGATTCAAAAATCATATttgaaaagagacagaaacaccAACAAATGAAGCTCTTTGAATCTCCCAAGAGTCCAAACCATAACAGGGAACTTTCATag